The following proteins come from a genomic window of Streptomyces liliiviolaceus:
- a CDS encoding alpha/beta hydrolase: protein MTKSMRRSKRNTALLTASGVVLGLTLPVAATAATAAPAGGHSNPLTWGKCEGTGLDPRQQCATVDVPLDHFDPGGARIGIAVSRIPAEKPGVRRGSLLMIAGGPGGGSLDEVSGKGQRLPQAVRDAYDLVGFDPRGVGRSSPVSCGLDRDDLALTRFWPWPAADGSVDANMATARRTAAACDRNGGDLVRHISTADNARDIDRVRAALGERKLSAWGVSYGAYAGAVYNELFPHRTDRLVLDSNPDATGARSGGQFARGAWAAFENGVEDAFPEFAKWASQEGNPYRLADSADDVRSLFLRLAARLDREPVPWPGANPPELNGNVLRQAMVYALYEPDEFAGLAQLIRAAGKGDVPPAPEPVPEPLLQNGIAVAVATFCNDGNWPTETAVYQAEVARSRTAYPLTAGMPRNATACAAWPEDAKDPERKPVRITDRGPSTVLLVQNERDPATPLAGARAVRAALGQRAVMVTVDATGHDAYLGNGNACGDRAVTRYLVTGHRPAGDKYCR, encoded by the coding sequence ATGACGAAGTCCATGCGAAGGTCCAAGCGGAACACCGCCCTCCTCACCGCCTCCGGCGTGGTCCTCGGGCTCACCCTGCCCGTTGCCGCGACGGCCGCCACCGCCGCCCCGGCCGGAGGCCACAGCAATCCCCTCACCTGGGGTAAGTGCGAGGGCACCGGCCTCGACCCCCGGCAGCAGTGCGCCACCGTCGACGTGCCCCTCGACCACTTCGATCCCGGAGGTGCCCGGATCGGGATCGCTGTCTCCCGGATTCCTGCCGAGAAGCCGGGTGTCCGGCGCGGGTCACTGCTGATGATCGCCGGCGGTCCCGGTGGCGGCAGTCTCGACGAGGTCTCCGGGAAGGGGCAGCGGCTGCCCCAGGCGGTGCGGGACGCGTACGACCTGGTCGGGTTCGATCCGCGGGGCGTCGGGCGGTCCTCGCCCGTCAGTTGCGGGCTCGACCGGGACGACCTCGCCCTGACCAGGTTCTGGCCCTGGCCCGCCGCCGACGGGTCCGTCGACGCGAACATGGCGACCGCCCGCCGCACGGCCGCCGCCTGCGACCGCAACGGCGGCGACCTCGTCCGTCACATCAGCACCGCGGACAACGCCCGCGACATCGACCGCGTCCGCGCGGCCCTCGGCGAGCGGAAACTGTCCGCGTGGGGCGTCTCGTACGGGGCCTACGCCGGCGCTGTCTACAACGAACTGTTCCCGCACCGCACCGACCGGCTCGTGCTGGACAGCAATCCGGATGCCACCGGAGCGCGCAGCGGCGGTCAGTTCGCTCGGGGCGCCTGGGCCGCGTTCGAGAACGGGGTTGAGGATGCGTTTCCGGAGTTCGCCAAGTGGGCTTCGCAGGAAGGGAATCCGTATCGGCTCGCCGACAGCGCCGACGACGTGCGGTCCCTCTTCCTGCGGCTCGCCGCGCGGCTCGACCGTGAGCCCGTCCCGTGGCCCGGCGCCAACCCGCCCGAGCTGAACGGCAATGTCCTGCGGCAGGCGATGGTCTACGCGTTGTACGAGCCCGATGAGTTCGCCGGGCTGGCCCAGCTGATCCGGGCCGCCGGGAAGGGGGACGTGCCGCCCGCGCCCGAGCCCGTCCCCGAACCCCTCCTCCAGAACGGCATTGCCGTCGCCGTCGCCACCTTCTGCAACGACGGCAACTGGCCGACCGAGACAGCCGTGTACCAGGCCGAGGTCGCGCGCAGCCGCACCGCGTACCCGCTCACCGCCGGGATGCCCCGCAACGCCACCGCCTGCGCCGCCTGGCCCGAGGACGCGAAAGACCCCGAGCGGAAACCCGTACGGATCACCGACCGCGGGCCGTCCACCGTGCTGCTCGTGCAGAACGAGCGCGACCCCGCCACCCCCCTCGCCGGCGCCCGCGCCGTCCGGGCCGCGCTGGGGCAGCGGGCCGTCATGGTGACCGTCGACGCGACCGGCCACGACGCCTACCTCGGCAACGGCAACGCCTGCGGAGACCGCGCCGTCACCCGCTACCTGGTCACCGGACACCGGCCCGCGGGGGACAAGTACTGTCGATAG
- a CDS encoding protein kinase domain-containing protein — translation MDGLSPDDPGWIGNYRLLGRLGEGGMGRVYLARSDRGRTVAVKVVQEQLARKPDFRRRFAQEVKAAQRVGGEWTAPVLDADTEAATPWVATGYVAGPSLAEVVDKQYGPLPANSVRALGIGLVRALQAIHGAGLVHRDLKPSNVLVTIDGPRVIDFGIARALDPAMQSTDGLTMTGAVVGSPGFMSPEQVRGERVTFASDVFCLGAVLAYTATGKLPFGTGEGGIHSLLYRIASEEPDLTGVPAPWDQLIGWCLAKDPSQRPSLETLLARIEGMEDTGGAWLPGEVLAELGRHAVQLLNSEDPQSPQRLQSHALAGQAPVAGAAQAPAPAPIQGFGPPVSYDPSRSPSPPPWQQSPPPGSLHAGSPPPGSLQPAPHYFSPRPPARSARGLATGLSVLLGIYTLPLLIRGAVLAYAFLVLDGQDSGVNPSTIPDYDLLQFATDGVEALEMLVGVGLLLVWPLWFQRMRNNADAFAPVRLRFAPGMAAGAWFIPLVNLFMPKQMTNDIWTATAGQARGATRWLMHTWWWCWVAYMLAEVNAAFSTWYSNDTVSGAQEDIITAEMSIVVGLVSTVLAFFFVRRLTAMQQARIEQSRA, via the coding sequence ATGGACGGGTTGAGCCCGGACGATCCGGGCTGGATAGGCAATTACCGACTGCTCGGCAGACTCGGCGAGGGCGGCATGGGGCGGGTGTATCTGGCCCGCTCCGACCGCGGCCGTACGGTCGCGGTCAAGGTCGTCCAGGAGCAACTGGCCCGCAAGCCCGACTTCAGGCGGCGGTTCGCGCAGGAGGTCAAGGCCGCCCAGCGGGTCGGCGGCGAGTGGACGGCGCCCGTCCTGGACGCCGACACGGAGGCGGCCACCCCGTGGGTGGCCACCGGCTACGTCGCCGGGCCCTCCCTCGCCGAGGTGGTGGACAAGCAGTACGGCCCGCTGCCGGCGAACTCCGTACGGGCCCTTGGCATCGGGCTCGTCCGCGCGCTCCAGGCCATCCACGGCGCCGGGCTCGTGCACCGCGACCTCAAGCCGTCCAACGTCCTGGTGACGATCGACGGCCCCCGCGTCATCGACTTCGGCATCGCCCGCGCCCTCGACCCCGCCATGCAGTCCACCGACGGGCTGACGATGACGGGCGCCGTCGTCGGCTCGCCCGGCTTCATGTCGCCCGAGCAGGTGCGCGGCGAGCGCGTGACGTTCGCGAGCGACGTCTTCTGCCTCGGCGCCGTGCTCGCGTACACCGCGACGGGCAAGCTGCCGTTCGGCACCGGCGAGGGCGGGATCCACTCGCTGCTCTACCGGATCGCCAGCGAGGAACCGGACCTCACCGGCGTTCCCGCTCCGTGGGACCAGCTGATCGGCTGGTGTCTCGCGAAGGATCCCTCCCAACGGCCCTCTCTGGAGACGCTGTTGGCGCGGATCGAGGGCATGGAGGACACCGGCGGCGCCTGGCTGCCGGGCGAGGTGCTGGCCGAGCTGGGCCGCCACGCCGTGCAGCTCCTCAACAGCGAGGACCCGCAGAGCCCCCAGCGCCTGCAGAGCCACGCGCTCGCCGGACAGGCCCCGGTGGCCGGAGCCGCGCAGGCCCCGGCACCCGCCCCGATCCAGGGGTTCGGACCGCCCGTCTCGTACGACCCGTCCCGCAGCCCGTCCCCGCCCCCCTGGCAGCAGAGCCCGCCACCGGGCAGCCTCCACGCGGGCAGCCCGCCGCCCGGCAGCCTGCAACCCGCGCCGCACTACTTCTCGCCGCGCCCGCCGGCCCGCTCGGCCCGCGGACTCGCCACCGGGCTGAGCGTCCTGCTCGGTATCTACACGCTGCCCCTGCTGATCCGGGGCGCCGTCCTCGCGTACGCCTTCCTCGTGCTCGACGGGCAGGATTCGGGCGTCAACCCCAGCACCATCCCGGACTACGACCTGCTGCAGTTCGCGACGGACGGCGTCGAAGCCCTTGAGATGCTGGTGGGCGTCGGACTGCTCCTGGTGTGGCCGCTGTGGTTCCAGCGGATGCGCAACAACGCGGACGCCTTCGCGCCCGTCCGTCTGCGCTTCGCGCCCGGGATGGCGGCCGGCGCCTGGTTCATCCCGCTCGTCAACCTCTTCATGCCCAAGCAGATGACCAACGACATCTGGACGGCGACGGCCGGCCAGGCCCGGGGCGCCACGCGGTGGCTGATGCACACCTGGTGGTGGTGCTGGGTCGCCTACATGCTGGCGGAGGTGAACGCGGCGTTCAGCACCTGGTACTCGAACGACACCGTCTCCGGCGCGCAGGAGGACATCATCACCGCGGAGATGTCGATCGTCGTCGGGCTCGTGAGCACCGTGCTGGCCTTCTTCTTCGTCCGGCGGCTCACCGCGATGCAGCAGGCCCGCATCGAGCAGTCCCGCGCCTAG
- a CDS encoding LLM class F420-dependent oxidoreductase — protein sequence MRISVTIFLTDETITPTRLACELEQRGFAGLYLPEHTHIPVERTTPYPVGGELPPEYGRTLDPFVALGQAAAVTEALALGTGITLVTQHDPIDLAKQVATLDHLSGGRFTLGIGFGWNVEEAADHGVEWRTRRELGRDRMALMRALWASEPTAYEGVFGSVRASHVHPKPVQKPRGPVVGPRTLIGGAAGPKLFAHIAEYADGWLPIGGRGLTESLPVLRTAWAEAGRDPESLQIVPYAVLPGAGKLAHYADLGIEEVVLQLPPAGEGEVLRVLDEFTPYL from the coding sequence ATGCGCATCTCCGTGACGATCTTCCTCACCGATGAGACGATCACTCCGACCCGGCTCGCCTGTGAGCTGGAGCAACGCGGCTTCGCCGGGCTCTATCTGCCCGAACACACCCACATCCCCGTGGAACGGACCACCCCGTACCCGGTGGGCGGCGAACTGCCGCCCGAGTACGGCCGCACCCTCGACCCCTTCGTCGCCCTCGGCCAGGCGGCGGCCGTCACCGAGGCCCTCGCGCTCGGCACCGGCATCACGCTCGTCACCCAGCACGACCCGATCGACCTCGCCAAGCAGGTCGCGACCCTCGACCACCTCTCGGGGGGCCGCTTCACCCTGGGCATCGGCTTCGGCTGGAACGTCGAGGAAGCAGCCGACCACGGCGTCGAGTGGCGTACGCGCCGGGAGCTGGGCCGGGACCGGATGGCGCTGATGCGGGCCCTGTGGGCCTCCGAACCGACAGCGTACGAGGGCGTGTTCGGCTCCGTACGGGCCAGCCACGTCCACCCCAAGCCCGTGCAGAAGCCGCGCGGGCCGGTCGTCGGGCCGCGCACCCTCATCGGGGGAGCGGCCGGGCCCAAGCTCTTCGCGCACATCGCCGAGTACGCGGACGGCTGGCTGCCGATCGGCGGCCGGGGCCTCACCGAGTCGCTGCCCGTGCTGCGGACCGCCTGGGCCGAGGCGGGCCGCGACCCGGAGTCCCTCCAGATCGTGCCGTACGCCGTCCTGCCCGGCGCCGGGAAGCTCGCGCACTACGCGGACCTCGGCATCGAGGAGGTCGTGCTGCAACTGCCGCCGGCCGGCGAGGGCGAGGTACTGCGCGTGCTGGACGAGTTCACGCCCTACTTGTAG
- a CDS encoding CehA/McbA family metallohydrolase yields the protein MCEDEHHGVGRRALFVTGAAAALTLGSVSFPSEAADAADGPSGPGGPVTRTVRGTLPTGSPDFVYLPVEVPSGVREIKVAYTYERPTVPAGTAGNALDIGIFDQHGTELGGRGFRGWSGGARAEFFIRADDATPGYVPGPVREGTWHIALGPYTVAPQGLAYEVTVTLTYGEPSEAVKPVYPPSRAKGRGRAWYRGDCHLHSWYSDGRRTPAEIAALARAAGLDFINSSDHNTHSAHAHWADQAGPHPDGELLILLGEEVTTRNGHVVALGTDPGTFVDWRYRARDNRFGKYARRIRQAGGLVVPAHPHATCVGCNWKFGFGEADAVEVWNGAYGPDDEVSLADWDSMLVASVREGRGSRDWIPAMGNSDAHRDPDPVGTPQTVVLADELSREAIQEGIRAGRSYVAESKAVSLSFSATGPKGEHAGIGGRLKVDGDDPVTVRLEVSGAPRCTVRFVTDQGVLHTSAVLPVAGSGTVEWRTTAQYAAYVRAEVRHEAAAGPLPGALAAFTNPIFLGR from the coding sequence ATGTGCGAGGACGAACACCACGGCGTCGGCAGACGCGCCCTGTTCGTGACGGGGGCCGCCGCCGCGCTTACGTTGGGAAGCGTGAGCTTTCCGAGCGAGGCGGCCGACGCGGCCGACGGCCCTTCCGGTCCGGGCGGACCCGTGACCCGGACCGTGCGCGGCACCCTGCCCACCGGCTCGCCGGACTTCGTGTACCTGCCCGTCGAAGTCCCGTCCGGGGTACGGGAGATCAAGGTCGCGTACACCTACGAGCGGCCGACCGTCCCGGCGGGCACGGCGGGCAACGCGCTCGACATCGGGATCTTCGACCAGCACGGCACCGAACTGGGCGGGCGGGGCTTCCGGGGCTGGTCGGGCGGCGCGCGCGCGGAGTTCTTCATCCGCGCCGACGACGCGACGCCCGGCTACGTCCCGGGCCCGGTCCGTGAGGGCACCTGGCACATCGCGCTGGGCCCCTACACGGTCGCCCCGCAGGGCCTCGCGTACGAGGTCACCGTCACGCTGACGTACGGGGAACCGAGCGAGGCGGTGAAGCCGGTGTACCCGCCGTCGCGGGCCAAGGGGCGCGGCCGGGCCTGGTACCGGGGCGACTGCCATCTGCACTCCTGGTACTCCGACGGCCGCCGCACCCCGGCCGAGATCGCGGCGCTCGCGCGGGCGGCGGGCCTCGACTTCATCAACTCGTCCGACCACAACACGCACTCCGCGCACGCCCACTGGGCCGACCAGGCGGGCCCCCACCCGGACGGCGAGCTGCTGATCCTGCTGGGCGAGGAGGTGACGACGAGGAACGGTCACGTCGTCGCGCTCGGCACGGACCCGGGCACGTTCGTCGACTGGCGCTACCGGGCCCGCGACAACCGCTTCGGCAAGTACGCGCGCCGCATCCGCCAGGCGGGCGGTCTGGTCGTCCCCGCCCATCCGCACGCGACCTGCGTCGGCTGCAACTGGAAGTTCGGCTTCGGCGAGGCGGACGCGGTCGAGGTGTGGAACGGCGCGTACGGGCCCGACGACGAGGTGTCGCTGGCCGACTGGGACAGCATGCTCGTGGCCTCCGTACGGGAGGGCCGCGGGAGCCGGGACTGGATCCCGGCGATGGGCAACAGCGACGCCCACCGCGACCCCGACCCGGTCGGCACCCCGCAGACGGTCGTCCTCGCCGACGAACTGTCCCGCGAGGCGATCCAGGAGGGCATCCGCGCGGGCCGGTCGTACGTGGCCGAGTCGAAGGCGGTGTCGCTGTCGTTCTCGGCGACCGGCCCGAAGGGCGAACACGCGGGCATCGGCGGCCGGTTGAAGGTGGACGGTGACGATCCGGTCACCGTCCGCCTGGAGGTCTCGGGCGCACCCCGCTGCACGGTCCGCTTCGTCACGGACCAAGGCGTCCTGCACACGAGCGCCGTCCTGCCGGTGGCGGGCTCCGGCACGGTGGAGTGGCGTACGACGGCCCAGTACGCGGCGTACGTACGCGCGGAGGTGCGGCACGAGGCGGCGGCGGGGCCGTTGCCGGGCGCGCTGGCGGCGTTCACGAACCCGATCTTCCTGGGCCGGTAG
- the sigJ gene encoding RNA polymerase sigma factor SigJ, with protein MSGGGGPGLGDLMAERRRLLGLGYRMLGSVQDAEDVVQETYARWYALSEAEQEAIVAPLAWLTRVASRICLDQLASARVRRERYTGEWLPEPVRGGAATWTSAGGGEGAGSGDPADRVTLDESVSMGMLVVLDSVTPAERVAFVLHDVFGVPFAEIAETVGRSPAACRQLASSARRRLAERRPVGATTTEHRRVVSAFLDACGTGDLATLVALLDPAVEARSDGGGKVRAALRPVVGADKVARFLLGLLRKDPGLDVTQDDVNGFPGVVVRIAGTTVAVVGVGVRAGRIGDLWLVVNPDKLHAWTDAEPAEPAVEPAEPVVEPGG; from the coding sequence GTGAGCGGTGGCGGCGGCCCCGGCCTCGGGGACCTGATGGCCGAGCGGCGGCGGCTGCTCGGGCTCGGCTACCGCATGCTCGGCTCGGTGCAGGACGCCGAGGACGTCGTCCAGGAGACGTACGCCCGCTGGTACGCCCTGTCCGAGGCCGAGCAGGAGGCGATCGTCGCCCCGCTGGCCTGGCTGACCCGGGTCGCCTCGCGGATCTGCCTGGACCAGCTGGCGTCGGCGCGCGTCCGCCGGGAGCGCTACACCGGTGAGTGGCTGCCCGAGCCCGTCAGGGGCGGCGCCGCCACCTGGACCAGCGCGGGCGGCGGGGAGGGCGCGGGCAGCGGCGACCCCGCGGACCGCGTCACGCTCGACGAGTCGGTGAGCATGGGCATGCTCGTGGTGCTGGACTCGGTCACCCCCGCCGAGCGCGTGGCCTTCGTCCTGCACGACGTCTTCGGGGTGCCGTTCGCCGAGATCGCCGAGACCGTCGGCCGCTCCCCCGCGGCCTGCCGCCAGCTCGCCTCCTCGGCCCGGCGGCGCCTCGCCGAGCGGCGGCCCGTGGGCGCCACGACGACGGAGCACCGGCGGGTCGTCTCCGCGTTCCTCGACGCGTGCGGGACCGGCGATCTCGCCACGCTGGTCGCCCTCCTCGACCCCGCGGTCGAGGCGCGCAGCGACGGCGGCGGCAAGGTCCGCGCGGCCCTGCGGCCGGTCGTCGGCGCGGACAAGGTGGCCCGGTTCCTGCTCGGGCTGCTGCGCAAGGACCCGGGGCTCGATGTCACGCAGGACGACGTCAACGGTTTCCCGGGGGTCGTCGTCCGGATCGCCGGGACGACCGTCGCCGTGGTCGGCGTGGGCGTCCGCGCGGGCCGGATCGGTGATCTGTGGCTCGTGGTCAACCCGGACAAACTGCACGCGTGGACGGACGCCGAACCGGCGGAACCAGCGGTCGAACCGGCGGAACCGGTAGTCGAACCGGGCGGCTGA
- a CDS encoding ATP-binding protein: MATVSPPWAYTLQLPHDPRAPGIARATLRTVLAAHDLAGLTPTAELLASELLTNAHLHTTGPYALRVRSAEPNRLRIAVWDSDREIPLAFTTGGAPARPRPETAETGRGLHLVQACADSWGAHVLGSARGGKLLWAECGHEPVER, from the coding sequence ATGGCCACCGTATCGCCGCCCTGGGCGTACACCCTCCAACTCCCGCACGATCCACGCGCACCGGGTATCGCCCGCGCAACTCTTCGAACCGTGCTCGCCGCGCACGACCTCGCCGGTCTCACCCCCACCGCGGAGCTGCTCGCCTCCGAACTGCTCACCAACGCCCACCTGCACACGACGGGCCCGTACGCCCTCAGGGTCCGCTCGGCGGAGCCGAACCGGCTGCGGATCGCGGTGTGGGACTCCGACCGCGAGATCCCCTTGGCCTTCACCACCGGGGGCGCCCCCGCCCGCCCGAGACCCGAAACGGCCGAGACCGGCCGCGGCCTCCACCTCGTACAGGCGTGCGCGGACAGCTGGGGCGCACACGTCCTGGGTTCCGCCCGGGGCGGCAAACTCCTGTGGGCGGAGTGCGGCCACGAGCCGGTGGAGCGGTGA
- a CDS encoding bifunctional FO biosynthesis protein CofGH, with protein sequence MTTSATSGTGPTENAMRRALKRARDGVALDVTEAAVLLQARGADLDDLTASAARVRDAGLAAANRPGVITYSKSVFIPLTRLCRDKCHYCTFVTVPGKLRRAGHGMFMSPDEVLDIARKGAAAGCKEALITLGDKPEDRWPEAREWLDAHGYDDTIAYVRAISIRILEETGLLPHLNPGVMSWTDFQRLKPVAPSMGMMLETTATRLWSEPGGPHYGSPDKEPAVRLRVLEDAGRSSVPFTSGLLIGIGETYEERADSLFALRRVSRAYHGIQELIIQNFRAKPDTAMRGMPDAELDELIATVAVARHIMGPAACLQAPPNLVDSEYARLIGAGIDDWGGVSPLTIDHVNPERPWPQIDLLREQSAEAGFDLRERLCVYPEFVQRGEPWLDPRLLPHVRALADPETGLALPDAVVEGHPWQEPEEAFTSSGRTDLHASIDTEGRTSDRREDYDHVYGDWESLREAAAPGMVPSRIDTDVRAALATAADDPTRLTDDEALALLHADGPALDALCRIADDVRKSAVGDDVTYIVTRNINFTNVCYTGCRFCAFAQRRTDADAYTLSLDQVADRAAQAWDVGAVEVCMQGGIHPDLPGTAYFDIARAVKERVPGMHVHAFSPMEVVNGATRTGMSIREWLTAAKEAGLDSIPGTAAEILDDEVRWVLTKGKLPTATWIEVVTTAHELGIRSSSTMMYGHVDQPRHWLGHFRTLSRIQQRTGGFTEFVTLPFIHTNAPVYLAGIARPGPTTRDNRAVIAMARLLLHPHIPNIQTSWVKLGTEGAAEMLRSGANDLGGTLMEETISRMAGSSYGSYKSVKDLIAVAEAAGRPARPRTTLYGEVPEERQQAAAVSDGHLPELLPVLE encoded by the coding sequence ATGACGACTTCCGCGACCTCCGGAACCGGGCCCACCGAGAACGCCATGCGCCGCGCCCTCAAACGCGCCCGCGACGGCGTCGCCCTCGACGTCACCGAGGCCGCCGTGCTGCTCCAGGCGCGCGGCGCCGACCTGGACGACCTCACCGCGTCCGCCGCCCGGGTGCGTGACGCGGGCCTGGCGGCTGCGAACCGCCCCGGCGTGATCACGTACTCGAAGAGCGTCTTCATCCCGCTGACCCGGCTGTGCCGGGACAAGTGCCACTACTGCACGTTCGTCACCGTCCCGGGCAAGCTGCGCCGGGCCGGGCACGGCATGTTCATGTCCCCGGACGAGGTGCTGGACATCGCGCGCAAGGGCGCCGCGGCCGGCTGCAAGGAAGCCCTGATCACCCTCGGCGACAAGCCCGAGGACCGCTGGCCCGAGGCCCGCGAATGGCTCGACGCGCACGGCTACGACGACACGATCGCGTACGTACGGGCCATCTCCATCCGGATCCTGGAGGAGACGGGCCTGCTGCCCCACCTCAACCCGGGTGTGATGTCGTGGACCGACTTCCAGCGGCTCAAGCCCGTCGCGCCGAGCATGGGCATGATGCTGGAGACGACCGCGACCCGTCTGTGGAGCGAGCCCGGCGGCCCCCACTACGGCTCGCCCGACAAGGAACCGGCGGTCCGGCTGCGCGTCCTCGAAGACGCCGGCCGCTCCTCCGTCCCCTTCACCAGCGGACTGCTGATCGGCATCGGCGAGACGTACGAGGAGCGCGCGGACTCGCTCTTCGCGCTGCGGCGGGTGTCGCGGGCCTACCACGGCATCCAGGAGCTGATCATCCAGAACTTCCGCGCCAAGCCGGATACGGCGATGCGCGGCATGCCGGACGCCGAACTGGACGAACTGATCGCGACGGTCGCCGTGGCCCGGCACATCATGGGCCCCGCCGCCTGCCTCCAGGCACCGCCCAACCTCGTCGACTCCGAGTACGCACGGCTCATCGGCGCCGGGATCGACGACTGGGGCGGGGTCTCGCCGCTGACCATCGACCACGTCAACCCCGAACGTCCCTGGCCGCAGATCGACCTGCTGCGCGAACAGTCCGCCGAGGCGGGCTTCGACTTGCGCGAACGCCTCTGCGTCTACCCGGAGTTCGTCCAGCGCGGCGAGCCGTGGCTGGACCCGCGCCTGCTCCCGCACGTACGGGCGCTGGCCGACCCGGAGACCGGGCTCGCCCTGCCGGACGCGGTCGTGGAGGGCCACCCGTGGCAGGAGCCCGAGGAGGCGTTCACGTCCTCGGGGCGTACGGATCTGCACGCGTCCATCGACACCGAGGGCCGCACCTCCGACCGGCGCGAGGACTACGACCACGTGTACGGCGACTGGGAGTCGCTGCGGGAGGCGGCGGCGCCCGGAATGGTCCCGTCGCGCATCGACACCGACGTGAGGGCGGCCCTCGCCACCGCGGCCGACGACCCGACCCGCCTCACCGACGACGAGGCCCTCGCCCTGCTGCACGCGGACGGGCCCGCGCTCGACGCGCTCTGCCGGATCGCGGACGACGTCCGCAAGTCGGCGGTCGGCGACGACGTCACCTACATCGTCACGCGGAACATCAACTTCACCAACGTCTGCTACACCGGCTGCCGTTTCTGCGCCTTCGCCCAGCGCCGCACCGACGCCGACGCCTACACGCTCTCCCTGGACCAGGTCGCCGACCGGGCCGCGCAGGCCTGGGACGTCGGCGCGGTCGAGGTCTGCATGCAGGGCGGCATCCACCCCGACCTGCCGGGCACCGCCTACTTCGACATCGCGCGGGCGGTGAAGGAACGCGTCCCCGGCATGCACGTCCACGCGTTCTCCCCGATGGAGGTCGTGAACGGCGCCACCCGTACGGGTATGTCCATCCGGGAGTGGCTGACGGCCGCGAAGGAGGCGGGCCTCGACTCCATCCCCGGCACCGCCGCCGAGATCCTCGACGACGAGGTCCGCTGGGTCCTCACCAAGGGCAAGCTCCCGACGGCGACCTGGATCGAGGTCGTCACCACGGCCCACGAACTCGGCATCCGCTCGTCCTCGACGATGATGTACGGGCATGTGGACCAGCCCCGCCACTGGCTCGGCCACTTCCGCACGCTCTCCCGTATCCAGCAACGGACCGGCGGCTTCACGGAGTTCGTGACCCTGCCCTTCATCCACACCAACGCGCCCGTGTACCTGGCGGGGATCGCCCGGCCCGGCCCCACGACCCGCGACAACCGCGCGGTGATCGCCATGGCCCGGCTCCTCCTGCACCCCCACATCCCCAACATCCAGACCAGCTGGGTGAAACTGGGCACCGAGGGCGCGGCCGAGATGCTGCGCTCCGGCGCCAACGACCTCGGCGGCACGCTGATGGAGGAGACCATCTCCCGTATGGCCGGGTCGAGTTACGGCTCGTACAAGTCGGTGAAGGACCTGATCGCGGTGGCGGAGGCGGCGGGCCGCCCGGCCAGGCCGCGGACCACGCTGTACGGGGAGGTGCCCGAGGAGCGGCAGCAGGCCGCGGCGGTCTCCGACGGGCACCTGCCGGAGCTGCTGCCGGTCCTGGAATAG